The following are encoded in a window of Artemia franciscana chromosome 5, ASM3288406v1, whole genome shotgun sequence genomic DNA:
- the LOC136027455 gene encoding uncharacterized protein LOC136027455: MRSYQISPAYENLQQRSVQQHFHPNHPESPSFSRTPLRMPRFKDSPVVSRLDSPSSELSSLNQRTNFGSGSRVHSLREGASYFSPSRQTSGLSPQAQIARSPIGSSSEPPLMADGATVEEPILPDLCLQFLWEEPENQVL; the protein is encoded by the exons ATGAGGTCTTATCAAATATCACCAGCGTATGAGAATTTGCAACAACGATCAGTTCAACAGCATTTTCATCCGAATCATCCTGAGTCCCCGTCATTCAGTAGAACTCCATTAAGGATGCCTAGATTCAAGGATTCCCCTGTTGTTTCGCGTCTTGATAGTCCCAGCTCAGAATTATCATCTTTGAA TCAGCGAACAAATTTTGGCTCAGGTTCAAGAGTACATTCCCTCCGAGAAGGTGCCAGCTATTTCTCACCTTCAAGGCAGACAAGTGGACTCTCACCTCAAGCCCAAATAGCTCGCAGTCCGATTGGGTCGTCATCAGAGCCGCCTTTGATGGCTGATGGAGCTACTGTGGAAGAACCTATTTTACCTGATTTGTGTCTCCAGTTCTTATGGGAGGAGCCTGAAAATCA